One window of the Pseudarthrobacter sp. ATCC 49987 genome contains the following:
- a CDS encoding DnaJ domain-containing protein: MNRDPSGFYAALHVTPDATPAQIQRAFRALMRLRHPDVEASSGALPEASSGALPDGGEDARRILESFAVLRNPKSRAEYDPASQPAHPGGTIAGSREIPVRHHRDRQPVLRVTPVRWERGPQ; this comes from the coding sequence ATGAATCGTGACCCGAGCGGCTTCTACGCCGCGTTGCACGTAACGCCGGATGCGACGCCGGCCCAGATCCAGCGGGCTTTCCGGGCGCTGATGCGCCTCCGCCATCCCGACGTCGAAGCGTCCTCCGGCGCTCTGCCCGAGGCGTCCTCCGGTGCCCTGCCCGACGGCGGGGAGGACGCGCGGCGCATCCTGGAGTCATTCGCGGTCCTGCGGAATCCGAAATCACGGGCAGAGTACGACCCCGCTTCCCAGCCCGCACATCCCGGTGGCACCATCGCGGGAAGCCGGGAAATTCCGGTGCGCCACCACCGGGACAGGCAGCCCGTGCTGCGGGTCACCCCGGTGCGGTGGGAACGGGGCCCGCAGTGA
- a CDS encoding App1 family protein, whose product MELASQHTPGQQAVTGNRVFRLAHVVSDTVNSVRLKTARRWDFIPQTVAYQGYGSTTWVRVLGRVVLTSRPNPGSRAEQAAQNGNQNIRGWRAFTSVPVQYSKVEIEIGGVTARVQADRGGLVDTVVQVELTPGWHTAVLRAEGTEPVTAKIFVISPETKLGIVSDIDDTIMVTALPRPFLALWNTFVLNERARMATPGMAVLMDRLMVEHPEAPVIYLSTGPWNAAPTLARFITRNMYPSGALLLTDWGLTHDRWFRSGQEHKRRNLELLAEEFPKMRWLLFGDNGQHDESIYSHFAQQHGDRVAAIGIRQLSASEAVLAGGHSDTGDHTGSKVPWIYSPDGAGMAKGLQELGVL is encoded by the coding sequence ATGGAATTGGCCTCACAGCACACACCCGGGCAGCAAGCAGTCACCGGCAACCGGGTCTTCCGCCTTGCGCATGTGGTCTCGGACACCGTCAACAGCGTCCGTCTGAAGACTGCCCGGCGCTGGGACTTCATCCCGCAGACCGTCGCCTACCAGGGCTACGGGTCAACCACCTGGGTCCGGGTGCTCGGCCGGGTGGTGCTCACCAGCAGGCCCAACCCCGGGAGCCGGGCGGAGCAGGCGGCCCAGAACGGCAACCAGAACATCCGCGGCTGGCGGGCGTTCACCTCCGTGCCGGTGCAGTACTCCAAAGTGGAGATCGAGATCGGCGGGGTGACCGCCCGGGTGCAGGCGGACCGCGGTGGACTTGTGGACACTGTCGTGCAGGTGGAGCTCACTCCGGGCTGGCACACCGCGGTGCTGCGCGCCGAGGGGACCGAGCCCGTCACCGCGAAGATCTTCGTCATTTCCCCCGAGACCAAGCTGGGCATCGTGTCCGACATCGATGACACGATCATGGTCACCGCGCTCCCCCGGCCCTTCCTGGCGCTCTGGAACACCTTTGTGCTCAACGAACGCGCCCGGATGGCGACGCCGGGCATGGCCGTGCTGATGGATCGACTGATGGTCGAACACCCGGAGGCGCCGGTGATCTACCTGTCCACCGGACCGTGGAACGCGGCCCCCACCCTGGCACGTTTTATCACCCGGAACATGTACCCCTCCGGTGCCCTGCTGCTCACCGACTGGGGCCTCACCCACGACCGGTGGTTCCGCAGCGGCCAGGAGCACAAACGCCGCAACCTGGAACTGCTGGCCGAGGAATTCCCGAAGATGCGCTGGCTGCTCTTCGGAGACAACGGCCAGCACGACGAATCGATCTACTCGCATTTCGCCCAGCAGCACGGCGACCGGGTGGCCGCCATCGGCATCCGCCAGCTCTCCGCGAGCGAAGCCGTGCTGGCCGGCGGCCACTCGGACACCGGGGACCACACCGGCTCCAAGGTCCCGTGGATCTACTCCCCGGACGGTGCAGGCATGGCCAAGGGCCTGCAGGAGCTCGGCGTTCTTTAG
- a CDS encoding MerR family transcriptional regulator: MTERGQELGVYAISVVAQLVGTGQQNIRLYERKGLVTPDRTAGGTRQYSNADLAVLRRISELLEEGLNLAGVAKVLELEAVNARLRTEVDRLRSGRS; encoded by the coding sequence GTGACGGAACGGGGTCAGGAGCTCGGCGTCTACGCGATTTCCGTGGTGGCCCAATTGGTCGGGACCGGGCAGCAGAACATCAGGCTTTACGAGCGGAAGGGCCTGGTGACGCCGGACCGCACCGCCGGAGGAACGCGGCAGTACAGCAATGCGGATTTGGCGGTGCTGCGGCGGATCAGCGAACTGCTGGAGGAGGGGCTCAACCTGGCAGGGGTGGCCAAAGTGCTGGAGCTGGAGGCGGTCAATGCCCGGCTGCGGACCGAGGTGGACCGCCTCCGCTCAGGCCGGAGCTGA
- the manD gene encoding D-mannonate dehydratase ManD has protein sequence MKIIAAEVFVTSPSRNFVTLRITTDDGVTGIGDATLNGRELAVAAYLKEHVAQLLIGKDPHRIEDTWQFLYRSSYWRRGPVTMAAIAAVDMALWDIKGKVAGMPVYQLLGGASRNGLRAYGHASGADLESLFDSVREHLELGYKSVRIQTAVPGIKAVYGVAAQAQASGERYDYEPAGRGAFPVEEDWDTRAYLRHLPTVFEAVRNEFGPELPLLHDGHHRMTPIQAAKLGKALEPYDLFWLEDCTPAENQEALRLVRQHTTTPLAIGEIFNTVFDYQTLIKEQLIDYVRAASTHFGGISPLKKVMDFAAQYQIKSGFHGPTDISPVGFAAQLHVGLAIHNYGIQEYMQHSDKTNEVFEQSMTFVDGYLHPGDKPGIGVEFNEEAAAAFPYQQAYLPYNRLVDGTVHDW, from the coding sequence GTGAAAATCATTGCCGCGGAAGTCTTCGTGACCAGCCCCTCCCGTAACTTCGTGACCCTGCGGATTACCACGGACGACGGCGTGACCGGGATCGGCGATGCGACCCTGAACGGGCGTGAGCTCGCGGTGGCCGCGTACTTGAAGGAGCATGTGGCGCAGCTGCTGATCGGCAAGGACCCGCACCGGATCGAGGACACCTGGCAGTTCCTGTACCGGTCCTCGTATTGGCGCCGCGGCCCGGTGACGATGGCCGCGATCGCCGCGGTGGACATGGCCCTGTGGGATATCAAGGGCAAGGTGGCCGGGATGCCGGTCTACCAGCTGCTGGGCGGGGCGTCCCGGAATGGGCTGCGCGCCTATGGGCACGCCTCGGGTGCGGACCTGGAGTCGTTGTTTGATTCGGTCCGGGAGCACCTGGAGCTGGGCTACAAGTCGGTGCGGATCCAGACGGCCGTGCCGGGGATCAAAGCCGTGTACGGGGTCGCGGCGCAGGCGCAGGCCTCGGGGGAGCGGTACGACTACGAGCCCGCCGGGCGCGGGGCGTTCCCGGTGGAGGAGGACTGGGATACCCGGGCGTACCTGCGGCACCTGCCGACCGTGTTCGAGGCGGTCCGGAACGAGTTCGGCCCGGAGCTGCCGCTCCTGCATGACGGGCACCACCGGATGACGCCGATCCAGGCCGCGAAGCTGGGCAAGGCGCTGGAGCCGTATGACCTGTTCTGGCTGGAGGACTGCACCCCGGCGGAAAACCAGGAGGCGCTGCGCCTGGTCCGGCAGCACACCACGACGCCGCTGGCGATCGGGGAAATCTTCAACACCGTTTTCGATTACCAGACGCTGATCAAGGAACAGCTGATCGACTATGTCCGGGCCGCCTCCACGCACTTCGGCGGGATCTCGCCGCTGAAGAAGGTCATGGACTTCGCCGCGCAGTACCAGATCAAGTCCGGGTTCCACGGGCCCACGGACATTTCCCCGGTCGGGTTCGCCGCGCAGCTGCACGTGGGCCTGGCGATCCACAACTACGGCATCCAGGAATATATGCAGCACTCGGATAAGACCAACGAGGTCTTCGAGCAGTCCATGACGTTCGTGGACGGGTACCTGCACCCGGGGGACAAGCCCGGCATCGGCGTGGAATTCAACGAGGAAGCCGCTGCGGCCTTCCCCTACCAGCAGGCCTACCTGCCCTACAACCGCCTCGTCGACGGAACTGTCCACGACTGGTGA
- a CDS encoding bifunctional 4-hydroxy-2-oxoglutarate aldolase/2-dehydro-3-deoxy-phosphogluconate aldolase: MTDNPSMDLTPEALLAGIRETRLVAIVRGTDGGAAAKAALAVMDEGFRYVEIALTTPGALEAIRAVRAAAPDGCFVGAGTVLTEQDVERVAAAGGQFMVTPALATSIQESARLGIPVLAGALTPTEAYEAMTRGATAVKLFPASIGGPGYLKALRDPFPGIPFIAVGGVGLEEASGYWQAGAVAIGLGGPLFGDAGSGGDLAPVRDRARGFVALAAEFDRRTAAESRP; encoded by the coding sequence ATGACCGACAACCCGAGCATGGACCTGACGCCGGAGGCCCTGCTGGCCGGAATCCGGGAGACCCGGCTGGTCGCCATTGTGCGCGGCACCGACGGCGGCGCCGCCGCGAAGGCGGCCCTCGCTGTGATGGATGAGGGCTTCCGCTACGTCGAAATCGCCCTGACCACCCCGGGGGCGCTGGAGGCCATCCGCGCCGTCCGCGCCGCCGCCCCGGACGGCTGCTTCGTCGGCGCCGGCACCGTGCTGACCGAGCAGGACGTGGAACGCGTGGCCGCGGCGGGCGGCCAGTTCATGGTTACCCCGGCGCTGGCAACCTCCATCCAGGAATCCGCCCGCCTCGGGATCCCGGTCCTGGCCGGGGCACTGACGCCCACCGAGGCCTACGAGGCCATGACCCGGGGTGCCACCGCGGTGAAGCTCTTCCCCGCCTCCATCGGCGGACCGGGCTACCTCAAGGCCCTGCGCGACCCCTTCCCGGGGATCCCCTTCATCGCCGTCGGCGGCGTGGGACTCGAGGAGGCGTCGGGCTACTGGCAGGCGGGCGCCGTCGCCATCGGCCTGGGCGGACCGCTCTTCGGGGATGCCGGCTCCGGCGGCGACCTCGCCCCGGTGCGGGACCGCGCCCGCGGCTTCGTGGCGCTCGCCGCCGAATTCGACCGCCGGACCGCCGCGGAGAGCCGGCCGTGA
- a CDS encoding DNA alkylation repair protein yields MGVMNELINPRVVGSLERILAEASPGLRFPHLAEKAGQLDRLSLRERTDLLSSAMLTDLSGDYAGAAALFRLALEDPGFTGWMIWPVSETAATLALAGTGPGDFEDCLWLLAELTPRLTGEFAIRRMLAADLNRALAVIQGWTSHPDWHVRRLASEGTRAYLPWAIRVPEITARPAATLPILDALYRDPVEDVRRSVANHLNDLARHAPDEVVAAAARWMAAPDANTPKVVRHGLRTLIKKAHPGALELLGFPPASLAVTPPRLDRAVVQLPGVLSFDFEVSNTGPAEARLAVDYVVHYAKANGSRAEKVFKLGTAVLGPGEARTFSKRHAFRQMTTRVHHSGDHALQLQVNGVRYPETGFTVVTG; encoded by the coding sequence ATGGGCGTCATGAATGAACTGATCAACCCGCGCGTGGTCGGCTCGCTGGAGCGGATCCTCGCCGAGGCTTCACCCGGCCTCCGCTTCCCCCACCTTGCCGAAAAGGCCGGACAGCTCGACCGACTGAGCCTGCGGGAACGCACCGACCTCCTGAGCAGTGCCATGCTCACTGACCTGTCCGGGGACTACGCCGGCGCGGCGGCCCTCTTCCGCCTGGCGCTGGAGGACCCGGGCTTCACCGGCTGGATGATCTGGCCCGTGAGCGAGACAGCGGCCACCCTGGCCTTGGCCGGGACGGGGCCCGGCGATTTCGAGGACTGCCTGTGGCTCCTCGCTGAGCTGACGCCGCGGCTCACCGGTGAATTCGCGATCCGGCGGATGCTCGCCGCCGATCTGAACCGGGCATTGGCCGTCATCCAGGGCTGGACCTCCCACCCGGACTGGCATGTCCGCCGGCTTGCCAGCGAGGGCACCCGGGCATACCTGCCATGGGCGATCCGCGTTCCGGAGATCACGGCCCGGCCCGCCGCTACCCTGCCGATCCTCGACGCCCTGTACCGTGACCCGGTCGAGGACGTCCGACGGTCGGTGGCCAACCATCTGAACGACCTGGCCCGCCACGCCCCCGACGAAGTGGTTGCTGCCGCCGCCAGATGGATGGCCGCGCCGGACGCGAACACGCCCAAGGTGGTCCGCCACGGCCTGCGGACCCTCATCAAGAAGGCCCACCCCGGCGCTCTGGAGCTGCTGGGGTTCCCGCCGGCGTCGCTCGCCGTGACGCCGCCCAGGCTGGACCGCGCCGTCGTCCAGCTGCCCGGGGTGCTCTCCTTCGATTTCGAGGTCTCCAATACCGGGCCGGCGGAGGCACGCCTTGCCGTGGACTATGTCGTGCACTATGCCAAGGCCAACGGTTCCCGGGCAGAGAAGGTGTTCAAGCTCGGAACGGCCGTCCTCGGGCCGGGCGAAGCCCGGACATTTTCGAAGCGTCATGCGTTCCGTCAGATGACCACCCGGGTCCACCACTCCGGCGACCACGCCCTGCAGCTCCAGGTCAACGGCGTCCGCTATCCGGAAACTGGATTCACGGTTGTGACCGGGTGA
- a CDS encoding glycoside hydrolase family 1 protein, which produces MRASAKDLAALLPPRFTLGVATAAFQIEGALDEDGRGPSGWDHFAAKPGAIVADHSPAVACDHYHRMPEDVALMKELGVDSYRFSFSWSRIQPGGSGPVNPAGLDFYDRLIDLLLANGIAPMATLYHWDTPLELDQAGGWMNRDTAYRLGEFAAIAAAAYGDRVTRWVTVNEPATVSTNGYMLGMHAPGEALMLKALPSVHHQLLGHGLSLQALRAANVPGEIGITNVYSPMVPASINPLDKLSAGLMDMAQNRLYADPVLLGEYPDTVRAATFFSSFSPSSEDMKLISQPLDFYGLNYYMPTRVASGPGEGAVPKGMAEAMGDDLSGTAPGAPFHIASFPDTETTAYGWPIKPEYMAVALAEMAERYPGLPPVYITEGGASFEDLEIRDPQGRLIIPDERRVSYLADHIATAVEATAPGGAAESIDLRGYYVWSLMDNFEWSGGYKQQFGLLHVDRGTQERTRKASFYWLQEVLAARHRDPVPEIPAAAAAASRRAGA; this is translated from the coding sequence ATGAGAGCATCCGCCAAAGACCTGGCCGCCCTGCTGCCGCCGCGCTTCACTCTGGGCGTGGCGACCGCAGCCTTCCAGATCGAAGGTGCCCTGGACGAGGACGGACGCGGTCCCTCGGGTTGGGACCATTTCGCCGCCAAGCCCGGTGCGATCGTGGCGGACCACAGCCCCGCGGTTGCCTGCGACCATTACCACCGGATGCCCGAAGACGTGGCCCTGATGAAGGAACTCGGGGTCGATTCCTACCGTTTTTCTTTCTCCTGGTCGCGCATCCAGCCCGGCGGCAGCGGTCCGGTCAACCCCGCGGGCCTCGACTTCTATGACCGGCTGATTGACCTGCTGCTGGCCAACGGCATCGCACCCATGGCCACGCTGTACCACTGGGATACGCCGCTGGAGCTGGACCAGGCCGGCGGCTGGATGAACCGGGACACGGCCTACCGGCTGGGCGAGTTCGCCGCGATCGCCGCGGCCGCGTATGGCGACCGGGTGACCCGCTGGGTGACGGTCAACGAGCCCGCCACGGTCAGCACCAACGGCTACATGCTGGGGATGCACGCGCCGGGCGAGGCGCTTATGCTGAAGGCGCTCCCGAGCGTCCACCACCAGCTGCTGGGCCACGGCTTGTCGCTGCAGGCGCTCCGGGCCGCCAACGTGCCGGGCGAAATCGGGATCACGAATGTCTATTCGCCCATGGTGCCTGCCTCGATCAACCCGCTGGACAAGCTCAGTGCCGGTCTGATGGACATGGCCCAGAACCGGCTTTACGCGGACCCTGTCCTGCTCGGCGAGTACCCCGACACCGTCCGTGCCGCCACCTTCTTCTCCTCCTTCAGCCCGTCCAGTGAGGACATGAAGCTGATCTCCCAGCCCCTGGACTTCTACGGGCTCAACTACTACATGCCGACCCGGGTGGCGTCCGGTCCGGGCGAGGGCGCCGTGCCCAAGGGGATGGCCGAGGCCATGGGCGACGACCTGAGCGGCACCGCGCCCGGCGCCCCGTTCCACATTGCGTCATTCCCGGACACCGAGACCACCGCGTACGGCTGGCCCATCAAACCGGAGTACATGGCCGTCGCGCTTGCGGAAATGGCCGAACGCTACCCCGGCCTTCCGCCGGTCTACATCACCGAGGGCGGGGCGAGCTTCGAAGACCTCGAGATCCGGGACCCGCAAGGCCGGCTCATCATCCCGGACGAACGCCGGGTGAGCTACCTGGCCGACCATATCGCCACCGCCGTTGAAGCAACGGCGCCCGGCGGCGCGGCAGAGTCCATTGACCTGCGGGGATACTACGTGTGGTCGCTGATGGACAACTTCGAATGGTCGGGGGGCTACAAACAGCAGTTCGGGCTGCTGCACGTGGACCGCGGGACCCAGGAGCGCACCAGGAAGGCATCGTTTTACTGGCTCCAGGAGGTTCTCGCGGCACGGCACCGGGACCCCGTCCCGGAGATTCCTGCCGCCGCGGCGGCGGCCAGCCGGCGGGCCGGCGCCTAA
- a CDS encoding phosphatase PAP2 family protein encodes MAEGRTGKSPGRWRVFHDKFVVEERYMSVQDRKNLYRIAVGLMIVGAVLFFMILAGVLQHGGLTAGDEPVRTWLLTLRSEPLTTFMIILAIIFGPVALPIIILVVTVAWGLLAKHAWRPMLLAGAMLTGVILAQIIGRTIGRQRPPVDLMLFGADFTFSFPSGHVLGACDFLLVTAFLIASRRQSRVAAVVAFVLAGVGIFFAAVSRLYLGYHWLTDAMASLSISFVILGGVIALDTWRTARIRGEQITGTLSKADTTQP; translated from the coding sequence ATGGCAGAAGGAAGAACCGGGAAGTCGCCCGGCCGGTGGCGGGTCTTCCACGACAAGTTCGTGGTGGAGGAACGCTACATGAGCGTGCAGGACCGCAAGAACCTGTACAGGATCGCCGTCGGGCTCATGATCGTTGGCGCCGTGCTGTTCTTTATGATCCTTGCCGGGGTCCTGCAGCACGGCGGGCTCACTGCAGGCGACGAACCTGTCCGTACCTGGCTCCTGACCCTCCGCTCCGAACCGCTCACCACGTTCATGATCATCCTCGCGATCATCTTCGGCCCCGTGGCCCTGCCGATCATCATCCTTGTGGTGACCGTGGCCTGGGGCCTGCTGGCCAAGCATGCCTGGCGGCCGATGCTCCTCGCCGGCGCCATGCTCACCGGCGTCATCCTTGCCCAGATCATCGGGCGCACCATCGGGCGCCAGCGCCCGCCCGTGGACCTGATGCTCTTCGGCGCCGACTTCACCTTCTCCTTCCCGTCGGGGCATGTCCTGGGTGCCTGTGACTTCCTGCTGGTCACCGCATTCCTGATCGCCTCGCGCCGGCAGAGCCGCGTCGCCGCCGTGGTGGCCTTCGTCCTGGCCGGCGTCGGGATCTTCTTCGCCGCCGTGAGCCGGCTGTACCTGGGCTATCACTGGCTGACCGACGCCATGGCCTCGCTGTCCATCTCGTTTGTGATCCTGGGTGGGGTGATCGCCCTGGACACCTGGCGCACCGCCCGCATCCGTGGTGAACAAATCACCGGAACGCTCTCGAAGGCCGACACCACCCAGCCATAG
- a CDS encoding sugar kinase, translating into MIPGPVLPVPGIPDLLTFGESMVSLRSAGPLSAGGSLGMHVAGAESNVAVGVARLGHRVGWAGVLGADPHGEFILRQLRSEGIAVHHREDAGRGTGVMFLEQRTADVTRAFYYRAGSAGSTLSRDDVDAAFRDGARVLHLTGITAALSQEARRAVEYAAARAAGEGLEVSLDVNYRGKLWSRDEARAVLTPLARYASILIASDDELGLVASGGGCAATADDADTAMAAELLDRGVREVVVKRGAAGAGVHTAAGRWETPAVPVTSIDTVGAGDAFTAGYLSALLDGEDVAGRLQRGALAGAFAVSTAGDWEGLPRRSELALLGATPSGTTQR; encoded by the coding sequence GTGATTCCCGGACCTGTGCTTCCCGTCCCGGGGATTCCTGACCTGCTGACCTTCGGGGAATCGATGGTGTCGCTGCGCTCCGCCGGTCCGCTCTCCGCCGGCGGCTCCCTGGGCATGCACGTGGCCGGGGCGGAATCCAACGTGGCCGTCGGCGTCGCCCGCCTCGGCCACCGGGTGGGCTGGGCCGGAGTCCTCGGCGCCGACCCGCACGGTGAATTCATCCTGCGGCAGCTGCGCAGCGAGGGCATCGCGGTGCACCACCGCGAGGACGCCGGCCGCGGCACCGGGGTGATGTTCCTCGAACAGCGCACCGCCGACGTCACCCGGGCCTTCTACTACCGCGCCGGGTCCGCCGGATCCACGCTCAGCCGGGACGACGTCGACGCGGCCTTCCGGGACGGCGCCCGGGTCCTGCACCTCACCGGGATTACCGCCGCCCTCAGCCAGGAGGCGCGGCGGGCCGTCGAGTACGCGGCCGCCCGTGCTGCCGGCGAAGGCCTGGAAGTGTCCCTCGACGTCAACTACCGCGGCAAGCTCTGGTCCCGGGACGAGGCACGCGCCGTCCTCACCCCGCTGGCCCGGTACGCCAGCATCCTGATCGCCTCCGACGACGAACTCGGCCTGGTCGCCTCCGGTGGTGGCTGCGCCGCAACGGCCGACGACGCCGACACGGCCATGGCGGCCGAACTCCTGGACCGCGGGGTGCGGGAGGTCGTGGTCAAGCGCGGCGCGGCCGGCGCCGGCGTCCACACCGCCGCCGGCCGGTGGGAAACGCCCGCCGTGCCGGTCACCAGCATCGACACCGTGGGCGCCGGCGACGCCTTCACCGCCGGCTACCTCTCAGCCCTGCTCGACGGCGAGGACGTGGCCGGCCGCCTGCAGCGCGGCGCCCTCGCCGGAGCCTTTGCCGTCAGCACCGCCGGTGACTGGGAAGGCCTGCCCCGCCGGAGCGAGCTCGCGCTGCTGGGGGCCACGCCCAGCGGAACCACCCAACGCTAA
- a CDS encoding Hsp20/alpha crystallin family protein translates to MLMRTDPFRDLDRLTQQVFGTAARPAAMPMDAWQEDGEFVVAFDLPGVNVDSVDLDIERNVLTVRAERRDPTQPNVELIASERPRGVFSRQLILGDTLDTEKVKAHYADGVLTLRIPVQEQAKPRKIEITHTQDNLQEIGK, encoded by the coding sequence ATGTTGATGCGTACGGACCCGTTCCGTGACCTGGACCGGCTGACCCAGCAGGTCTTCGGGACGGCGGCACGGCCGGCTGCCATGCCGATGGACGCATGGCAGGAAGACGGCGAATTCGTCGTCGCGTTCGATCTTCCCGGCGTCAACGTTGACTCGGTGGACCTCGACATTGAGCGCAACGTGCTCACCGTCCGGGCCGAACGGCGCGACCCGACCCAGCCCAACGTTGAGCTGATTGCCTCGGAGCGGCCACGCGGCGTTTTCAGCCGCCAGCTCATCCTCGGCGACACCTTGGACACCGAGAAGGTCAAGGCGCACTACGCCGACGGCGTCCTGACGCTCCGCATTCCGGTGCAGGAACAGGCCAAGCCGCGGAAGATTGAAATCACTCACACGCAGGACAACTTGCAGGAGATCGGGAAGTAG
- a CDS encoding DUF72 domain-containing protein, translating to MDQGTPRTGTVHIGTSGWSYEHWENVLYPPGLPARDRLAHYAARFTTVELNASFYRWPRDSSFASWRQRLPPGFLLSVKAPRGLTHGKRLYAPEAWIERIARCWHELGDKRAVLLVQLPPDFARDDARLAYFLAAVPDWIRVSVEFRHPSWDDPGVYSLLALHGTAYCVMSGAGLPCVLRATAAFVYLRLHGPDREHLYGGSYSDDELRWWAERIREWQTAGKDVFAYFNNDGGGNAVRNAWMLRHLLGDA from the coding sequence ATGGACCAGGGCACACCCCGGACCGGGACGGTGCACATCGGCACCAGCGGCTGGAGCTATGAGCACTGGGAGAACGTGCTCTATCCGCCGGGACTGCCGGCGAGGGACCGGCTGGCGCACTACGCGGCCCGCTTCACCACCGTGGAGCTCAACGCCAGCTTCTACCGCTGGCCCCGTGACAGCTCCTTCGCCAGCTGGCGCCAACGGCTGCCGCCCGGGTTCCTGCTGTCCGTCAAGGCCCCGCGCGGATTGACGCACGGGAAGAGGCTCTATGCCCCGGAAGCCTGGATCGAGCGGATCGCCCGGTGCTGGCACGAACTCGGCGACAAACGCGCGGTGCTGCTGGTCCAGCTCCCGCCGGATTTCGCCCGGGACGACGCGCGGCTGGCGTATTTCCTGGCGGCGGTGCCCGACTGGATCCGGGTCAGCGTGGAATTCCGCCACCCCAGCTGGGACGATCCCGGGGTCTACTCGTTGCTGGCACTGCACGGCACTGCCTACTGCGTCATGAGCGGCGCGGGACTCCCGTGCGTCCTCCGCGCCACCGCGGCCTTCGTCTACCTCCGGCTGCATGGCCCGGACCGGGAGCATCTCTACGGCGGCTCCTACTCGGACGACGAGCTGCGCTGGTGGGCGGAGCGGATCCGCGAATGGCAGACGGCCGGCAAGGACGTCTTTGCCTATTTCAACAACGACGGCGGTGGCAACGCCGTGCGGAACGCCTGGATGCTGCGCCATTTGCTGGGCGACGCCTGA